From the genome of Candidatus Roizmanbacteria bacterium, one region includes:
- a CDS encoding polyribonucleotide nucleotidyltransferase, with product MKFFEESIEIAGQKLTLQFGKLAQASHVSIYASLGETVILTTLNIGEVADHIDYLPLQVEYVEKLYAGGRIKGSRWVKREGKASDDAALIGRLIDRGARPLFPKDLRKNIQIVNTLLSIDGENSPEILAAIATSAAIHISCLPWNGPLSTIRVGYVKNNGQSSYVMNPTIGEQPLSAMDLLVSSTKEKVIMVENQAEQLPESVVMEGIKLAKVENKKIIEFIEGIRSKIGIEKLSLAITGLDEEIKKTVKTEFAKQLEEVNNQKAQKEFDNGELVGGLQNEIIAKYPDFDPKAVAKVVDYLLKELMREKILTKKVRIDGRKPDEIRKISVEVSTLPRTHGSAVFQRGDTQVLSIVTLGSPSLEQLIESPEGESSRHYMHHYFMPPYSLGQTGRMGFPSRREIGHGALAEKAIQPVLPDKKLFPYAIRVVSEVLASNGSTSMASTCGSTLALMDAGVPIKAPVSGIAMGLVYKSDDEYVVLTDIMGIEDFGGDMDFKVTGSKDGVTAMQLDVKNNGLTDKMIEEILEKALTARLFILDKMNAVIDKPRGELSEFAPKVKVFTPPQEKIGEIIGPGGKNIRNLIAKFGVDINVDNAGVVSVSGVDKTKVDDATAYIENMVRDIQEGEQFEGEVKRMLPFGAFVEMLPGKEGMVHVSKMGKGFVKDPSEVLNIGDMVKVRVYQIDQQGRVNLELVSGGTGTGTSTMDSSEGGQGGGRPPRRFDRGGSRGGSRGGYGGGSSSRGGSSHHSRPVERPQENADPNFAPARKPRIEIE from the coding sequence ATGAAATTTTTTGAAGAATCAATAGAGATTGCAGGGCAGAAACTAACCCTCCAGTTTGGAAAATTAGCACAAGCATCACATGTTTCGATCTACGCATCTCTTGGTGAGACCGTAATCTTAACAACCTTGAACATTGGAGAGGTAGCCGATCACATTGATTATCTTCCACTTCAGGTTGAGTATGTAGAGAAGCTATATGCAGGTGGACGAATTAAGGGATCACGATGGGTAAAAAGAGAAGGAAAGGCATCAGACGACGCTGCCCTCATTGGTCGCTTGATCGATCGAGGTGCTCGACCACTCTTTCCAAAAGACTTAAGAAAGAACATTCAGATCGTAAATACTTTGCTTTCTATTGATGGTGAAAACTCACCAGAAATCTTAGCGGCAATAGCAACCTCTGCGGCGATTCACATCTCATGTCTTCCATGGAATGGGCCACTTTCAACAATAAGAGTAGGATATGTCAAAAACAACGGACAAAGTTCATATGTCATGAACCCGACCATCGGAGAACAGCCACTGTCGGCAATGGATCTTTTAGTATCATCAACGAAGGAAAAGGTCATCATGGTCGAAAATCAGGCAGAGCAGCTTCCAGAGTCAGTGGTAATGGAGGGAATTAAGCTAGCTAAGGTTGAGAATAAAAAAATTATTGAGTTTATTGAAGGAATTCGATCGAAGATTGGAATTGAGAAACTGAGTCTTGCAATTACTGGCCTTGATGAAGAGATTAAAAAAACTGTAAAAACAGAGTTTGCAAAGCAACTAGAAGAGGTAAATAACCAAAAAGCTCAGAAAGAGTTTGATAACGGTGAGTTGGTAGGCGGACTTCAGAATGAAATCATTGCCAAATACCCAGACTTTGATCCAAAGGCTGTTGCAAAGGTCGTTGATTATCTCCTAAAGGAGTTAATGAGAGAAAAAATCTTAACCAAAAAAGTTCGAATTGATGGACGAAAACCCGATGAGATTCGAAAGATTTCGGTCGAGGTCTCAACTCTACCACGCACGCATGGATCTGCAGTCTTCCAAAGAGGAGATACGCAGGTTCTTTCAATTGTGACCTTGGGATCACCAAGTCTAGAGCAGCTAATAGAGAGTCCAGAGGGTGAATCATCCCGACATTATATGCATCATTACTTTATGCCTCCTTATTCTTTAGGTCAGACCGGAAGAATGGGATTCCCATCTCGACGAGAGATTGGTCATGGAGCGCTTGCAGAAAAAGCAATTCAACCAGTATTGCCAGATAAGAAACTCTTTCCATATGCAATCCGTGTAGTATCCGAGGTTCTTGCCTCAAATGGATCGACCTCAATGGCCTCAACCTGCGGATCAACCCTAGCTCTTATGGATGCAGGTGTGCCAATCAAGGCTCCTGTATCTGGAATTGCGATGGGATTGGTCTACAAATCCGATGATGAGTATGTTGTCCTCACCGACATCATGGGAATCGAGGACTTTGGTGGAGACATGGACTTTAAGGTCACTGGGTCTAAAGATGGAGTCACTGCTATGCAACTTGACGTCAAAAATAACGGTCTCACCGATAAAATGATCGAGGAGATTCTTGAGAAGGCCTTAACTGCACGACTATTTATCTTAGACAAGATGAATGCGGTGATTGATAAGCCACGCGGTGAGCTCTCAGAGTTTGCACCAAAGGTAAAGGTCTTTACACCACCTCAGGAGAAGATCGGAGAGATTATAGGACCTGGTGGAAAGAATATCAGAAATCTTATAGCAAAGTTTGGTGTTGATATTAATGTTGATAATGCCGGTGTTGTCTCTGTTTCAGGAGTAGATAAAACAAAGGTTGACGATGCAACTGCATATATCGAGAACATGGTTCGTGATATTCAAGAAGGAGAACAGTTCGAGGGAGAGGTAAAGAGAATGCTTCCATTTGGTGCATTCGTCGAAATGCTTCCAGGAAAAGAAGGAATGGTTCATGTTTCAAAGATGGGTAAGGGTTTCGTAAAAGATCCTTCAGAGGTACTTAATATCGGAGATATGGTGAAAGTAAGAGTCTATCAGATCGATCAGCAAGGAAGAGTGAATCTTGAGTTAGTCTCGGGAGGAACCGGAACCGGTACATCAACCATGGATTCCTCAGAAGGTGGACAGGGTGGAGGAAGACCACCTAGACGATTTGATCGAGGTGGTTCTAGAGGCGGATCTCGTGGCGGCTACGGTGGAGGATCGAGCTCAAGAGGCGGATCTTCTCATCACAGCAGACCCGTAGAACGACCACAGGAAAACGCCGATCCCAACTTTGCTCCAGCTCGTAAACCTCGCATTGAGATCGAGTAA
- the rpsO gene encoding 30S ribosomal protein S15 produces MKAKKVVAKKATVKKVTASAKASAVKAKKEPVKKVEKATKPTKEVKTVAINVSDEAVEKQKIIEKFAQKNGDTGSPEVQIALLSYKIGRLSEHLNQNKKDNHSRRGLLKVVAKRRRILNYLQKLSEDRYKVLIGSLNLKK; encoded by the coding sequence ATGAAAGCAAAGAAAGTAGTAGCTAAAAAAGCAACTGTGAAAAAAGTCACCGCCTCCGCTAAAGCTTCGGCGGTCAAAGCAAAGAAAGAACCGGTCAAAAAAGTCGAAAAAGCAACGAAACCAACAAAAGAGGTAAAGACTGTTGCGATAAACGTATCTGACGAGGCTGTAGAAAAACAAAAGATTATTGAGAAGTTTGCGCAGAAAAACGGTGATACAGGATCACCTGAGGTTCAGATCGCGTTACTTTCCTATAAAATCGGTCGACTTTCAGAGCATCTTAATCAGAACAAAAAGGATAATCACTCACGAAGGGGATTGTTAAAGGTCGTTGCAAAAAGAAGAAGAATCCTGAACTACCTACAAAAACTTAGCGAAGACAGATATAAAGTGTTAATCGGTAGTTTGAATCTGAAGAAGTAA
- a CDS encoding methionine--tRNA ligase, with amino-acid sequence MKKFYVTNSIPYVNASPHIGHALEFLQSDVIKRFHKEILKEETLLLCGSDENALKNVQAAEKAGVPVQDFVDKNAILFQNLAEKLNVEFDVFQKGSDTNRHFTSSQKLWNLCNKNGDIFKKEYRGLYCVGCETFYTNNELSENGECFEHPGKKLDEVSESNYFFKLTKYREQLTELISSDKLLIVPESRKNEVLSFLNQPLHDLSISRSNDRAKNWGVPVPDDDTQRIYVWFDALNIYQSGVGFGWDEELYRKWWPANAHVIGKGITRFHAIYWPAFLLSAGLELPKKLLVHGYVTVEGEKMSKTIGNVVDPFSLIEKYGTDPIRYYLLREIPTSGDGDFSEKRFMELYNADLANGLGNLVARLKKLAEGLDLGTKAPEHMSTEVSDFIESFDFARALQSVWTQIAKIDAEINKAEPWKMTDNEQKNEFLKTAINHLLQIGVDLIPFLPKTSHIILITLQGTVSKPEALFPRL; translated from the coding sequence ATGAAAAAATTCTACGTAACAAACTCAATTCCATATGTGAATGCCTCTCCACACATCGGTCATGCGCTTGAATTTCTTCAGTCAGATGTAATCAAACGATTTCACAAAGAGATTCTAAAGGAAGAGACATTACTCCTTTGTGGAAGCGACGAGAATGCTTTAAAAAATGTTCAGGCGGCAGAAAAAGCAGGGGTCCCAGTTCAGGATTTTGTGGACAAAAATGCGATACTTTTCCAAAATTTAGCTGAAAAACTCAATGTCGAGTTTGACGTATTCCAAAAAGGAAGTGACACTAATCGCCACTTTACCTCAAGTCAGAAACTATGGAATCTTTGCAACAAAAACGGAGACATCTTTAAAAAAGAATATAGAGGGCTATACTGCGTTGGTTGTGAAACATTCTATACAAACAACGAACTGAGTGAGAATGGCGAGTGTTTCGAGCACCCTGGAAAAAAACTAGATGAAGTTTCTGAATCAAATTATTTTTTCAAACTTACGAAGTATCGCGAGCAACTCACAGAACTTATCTCGTCGGACAAACTATTAATTGTTCCGGAGTCTCGAAAGAATGAGGTTCTTTCATTTCTTAATCAACCGCTTCATGACCTAAGTATCTCTCGCTCAAATGATAGGGCAAAGAACTGGGGAGTCCCCGTGCCCGATGACGATACTCAAAGAATCTATGTCTGGTTTGACGCTCTTAACATCTACCAATCGGGGGTTGGATTTGGATGGGATGAAGAACTATACAGAAAGTGGTGGCCGGCAAATGCTCATGTTATTGGCAAAGGAATTACACGTTTTCACGCGATCTACTGGCCCGCATTCTTACTTTCAGCTGGCCTTGAGTTACCAAAGAAACTTCTTGTGCATGGATATGTAACGGTTGAAGGAGAAAAAATGTCAAAGACAATTGGAAATGTGGTGGATCCATTCAGTTTGATTGAAAAGTATGGAACCGACCCGATCCGCTATTACCTTCTGCGTGAAATACCAACCTCAGGAGATGGGGACTTCTCAGAAAAAAGATTTATGGAACTGTACAACGCAGATCTTGCAAACGGACTAGGCAACTTGGTCGCACGACTTAAGAAGCTTGCTGAGGGACTCGATCTTGGGACAAAAGCTCCAGAACATATGTCAACTGAAGTCTCCGATTTCATCGAATCATTCGATTTTGCCCGAGCACTACAATCTGTCTGGACTCAGATCGCCAAGATAGACGCCGAGATCAACAAAGCCGAACCGTGGAAAATGACCGACAACGAACAAAAGAATGAATTTCTGAAAACCGCAATCAATCATCTTTTGCAGATCGGTGTAGATCTGATACCCTTTTTACCCAAAACCTCACATATAATTTTAATTACTTTACAAGGCACCGTATCTAAACCCGAAGCGCTCTTTCCACGACTATGA
- a CDS encoding transglycosylase domain-containing protein has product MKHKQPQHNKVFKPKDFLKKFGWRKTSALIAVTVLAILIYFFIFRDLPNPANLANYKVVPLATHILDRNGKRLYEIYNDQKRTPVKLSTLPKYVYQASIAIEDKDFYRHGGISIFGGIIRAMKDIVVTRSLQGGSTITQQLVKSALLTPERTIQRKIREIVLATWTEKLFTKDQILEFYLNQVPYGGSAYGIEEAAKTIYGKSASKLSIDEAALLAGLPQAPSLYSPNANPDLAKNRRDSVLLKMKEQGYITDQQYQSGLKKPVRVKTIETSIKAPHFVFYVKSQLEKEYGIKTVEEGGLTVQTTLDLNIQEESEKILKDEIEQLTSLNVGNGAVLVTRPPTGEILSMIGSVDYFATGSGAFNVTTALRQPGSSIKPINYAIGIDRKLVTAASMFLDVRTCFPAPEKPYCPVNYDGTFHGAVPLRLALGNSFNIPAVKMLALNGVDNFIASASAFTIKSFKNPERYGLSLTLGGGEVRMTEMAQAFSAFANLGKPRTLNSVLKVTDKYGKVLYEFKDPNFKADVRKPLRDPQMLSIPGKRVISPETSFIISHILLDNFARSQAFGTNSELVIPKQTVSVKTGTTDDKKDNWTIGYTPNFLTVVWVGNNDNKPMNPYLTSGITGAAPIWNEVMSYVLKDQQNLPPRKPANVVGRQVCWSSGAATSQPDGSNASCQTRFEYLIKGTEPVALTTKREMVWVTKDSDKLAREGDTNTELKEKTIISDAYSRYCQDCAGDQPQPSPTPAP; this is encoded by the coding sequence ATGAAACACAAACAACCACAGCACAACAAAGTTTTTAAGCCCAAAGACTTCTTAAAGAAATTTGGTTGGCGTAAGACATCGGCCCTTATTGCCGTAACAGTTCTAGCAATACTAATCTATTTTTTTATTTTTAGGGATCTTCCCAATCCGGCTAATTTAGCCAACTACAAAGTTGTTCCGCTTGCTACTCATATTCTCGACAGAAACGGTAAGCGACTTTATGAGATTTATAATGACCAAAAACGAACACCTGTAAAGCTGTCAACTCTTCCTAAATATGTGTATCAGGCCTCGATAGCAATTGAGGACAAAGACTTTTACCGCCATGGTGGTATTTCGATTTTCGGTGGAATTATACGAGCTATGAAGGACATCGTCGTAACTCGCTCACTTCAGGGAGGTTCAACAATCACGCAACAGTTAGTGAAGAGTGCCCTACTCACTCCAGAAAGAACCATTCAGCGAAAAATCAGAGAAATAGTTCTTGCGACATGGACCGAGAAGCTGTTCACAAAAGATCAGATTTTAGAGTTTTATCTAAATCAGGTTCCATACGGAGGTTCGGCCTATGGTATCGAGGAGGCTGCGAAGACAATTTATGGTAAATCTGCGAGTAAATTAAGTATAGATGAGGCAGCCCTTCTTGCTGGACTTCCACAAGCACCATCACTTTACTCACCTAACGCAAATCCTGATCTAGCAAAAAATAGACGAGATAGCGTTCTTCTCAAGATGAAGGAGCAGGGATACATTACTGACCAGCAGTACCAATCTGGACTAAAGAAACCCGTGCGAGTAAAGACTATCGAAACTTCAATCAAAGCACCTCACTTTGTTTTTTATGTTAAAAGCCAACTTGAGAAGGAGTATGGAATTAAGACGGTAGAAGAAGGTGGACTTACTGTGCAGACTACACTCGATCTGAATATTCAGGAGGAATCCGAGAAGATCCTCAAAGACGAGATAGAGCAACTTACGTCCTTAAATGTTGGTAACGGAGCGGTTCTGGTAACGCGTCCTCCAACGGGTGAGATTCTTTCGATGATTGGCTCGGTCGACTACTTCGCCACTGGATCGGGAGCATTTAATGTTACTACCGCGCTTCGACAACCCGGATCATCGATTAAACCAATTAATTACGCTATCGGTATCGATAGAAAGTTGGTAACCGCCGCATCAATGTTTTTGGATGTACGAACCTGTTTTCCTGCACCTGAGAAACCCTACTGTCCTGTCAACTATGACGGCACATTCCATGGCGCAGTTCCACTACGACTCGCGCTCGGCAACTCATTCAACATCCCTGCTGTTAAGATGTTAGCTCTAAATGGAGTAGATAATTTTATAGCGTCTGCTTCTGCCTTCACGATCAAGTCCTTCAAAAATCCTGAACGATACGGACTCTCCCTTACCCTTGGAGGTGGTGAGGTGAGAATGACCGAGATGGCGCAAGCATTTTCTGCCTTTGCTAATCTCGGGAAACCAAGAACCCTAAACAGTGTCCTTAAGGTAACTGATAAATACGGGAAGGTTCTGTACGAGTTTAAGGATCCAAACTTCAAGGCCGACGTTCGCAAGCCATTACGCGACCCTCAAATGTTGAGTATTCCTGGAAAAAGAGTGATTTCACCAGAAACGTCCTTTATTATCTCTCATATCCTTTTGGATAACTTTGCTAGAAGTCAAGCCTTCGGTACCAACTCAGAACTAGTTATTCCCAAACAAACAGTGTCAGTCAAAACCGGTACTACCGATGATAAGAAGGACAATTGGACCATCGGGTATACTCCAAACTTTCTAACTGTAGTCTGGGTGGGAAACAACGATAACAAACCAATGAATCCGTACCTCACATCTGGAATAACCGGAGCAGCTCCTATCTGGAATGAGGTTATGAGTTATGTTCTGAAAGATCAGCAAAATCTTCCTCCGAGAAAACCGGCGAATGTTGTTGGACGACAGGTATGCTGGTCAAGCGGTGCCGCTACTTCGCAACCTGATGGAAGTAACGCTTCTTGTCAGACACGATTTGAGTATCTTATTAAAGGAACTGAGCCAGTCGCGCTTACCACCAAGCGTGAAATGGTCTGGGTTACTAAAGACAGCGATAAGCTGGCACGAGAAGGTGATACAAACACAGAACTCAAAGAAAAAACGATAATATCAGATGCATACTCTCGATACTGTCAAGACTGCGCTGGCGATCAGCCTCAACCGTCCCCGACCCCAGCACCATAG
- a CDS encoding DUF2181 domain-containing protein has protein sequence MVEISRRSFLKNAGLALLGTAVFGIALPESEGVNREANRNELREFLKGPISGQEALRPATAEFLSHLRLTKPSEVGWAHNANNRRRVNAFAKDQNRHVAELDCRFDEKRGLYVSHNRGGKSDIDPTSAYEIVVSSSLPKSLKYDFKESEAIGKILESIEDPARSCILNADLFDNNRFGITPQQFVEMSEKFPNALISIGRKVESGNVEDFVASFIKLATDNPGRDFIMPAHIFDFLSSIDELKKALEVPNISLMIYRTSNVQLTQGHLSWLIENFDDATRARTFFDL, from the coding sequence GTGGTAGAGATTTCAAGGAGATCTTTCTTAAAAAATGCTGGATTGGCGTTGCTTGGTACAGCCGTATTTGGCATTGCTCTTCCCGAAAGTGAAGGAGTGAATCGCGAGGCCAATCGTAATGAGTTAAGAGAATTTTTAAAAGGACCAATATCTGGTCAAGAGGCACTGAGACCTGCAACTGCAGAATTTCTCAGCCACCTAAGACTTACTAAACCATCCGAAGTAGGCTGGGCACATAATGCAAATAATAGAAGGAGAGTGAATGCTTTCGCTAAAGACCAAAATCGTCACGTTGCTGAGCTAGATTGCAGATTTGATGAAAAAAGAGGTCTATACGTCTCTCACAATAGAGGTGGTAAATCCGATATCGATCCTACGTCGGCATACGAAATTGTCGTTTCATCCTCACTTCCGAAATCTCTAAAATACGACTTCAAAGAATCGGAGGCAATTGGAAAAATTCTTGAGTCCATTGAAGATCCAGCAAGGTCCTGCATTCTTAATGCAGATCTTTTTGACAATAATCGATTCGGGATTACTCCTCAACAGTTCGTAGAAATGAGCGAGAAATTTCCTAACGCTTTAATATCAATTGGAAGAAAAGTTGAGTCTGGTAATGTTGAGGATTTTGTTGCTAGTTTTATTAAACTAGCAACCGATAATCCAGGTCGAGATTTTATTATGCCAGCCCATATTTTTGATTTCTTGAGTAGTATTGATGAACTCAAAAAGGCTCTAGAGGTTCCAAACATTTCCTTAATGATCTATCGAACTTCAAACGTTCAATTAACCCAAGGACATCTCAGTTGGTTAATAGAGAATTTTGACGACGCTACTAGAGCTCGAACATTCTTCGATCTTTAG
- a CDS encoding glycosyltransferase family 2 protein — protein sequence MDLSIIIVSYNTSQITRECIESVIVSLKDSKIKYEIVAVDNSSSDDSVEQLKLLRSEYKQIVLIENDKNLGFGPANNLAVKSAKGNYILLLNSDTVVLNSAIEKLLTFAKSTKDADFVGGKLLNKDQSSQPSSGPYYSLFVIFAALFLRGDYWGLSRQSPDKTKQVDWVSGACILTKKEYYKKLEGFDEGIFMYMEEIDLLHRAKELGYHTYFYPDAKFIHYGSLSSGNRTYPILQVYRGFIYLYGKHHGKVARACLSVMLQLKADIAIILGKLSHNPYLIKTYEEAKTLTKQQ from the coding sequence ATGGATCTATCCATTATTATTGTCTCCTACAACACCTCACAGATCACGAGAGAGTGCATTGAGTCAGTAATTGTTTCTCTGAAAGACAGTAAAATTAAATATGAGATAGTTGCCGTGGACAATAGCTCGTCTGATGACAGCGTTGAGCAACTGAAACTTCTGAGATCAGAATATAAGCAGATTGTACTTATCGAAAATGACAAGAATCTTGGTTTCGGCCCCGCAAACAACCTTGCCGTAAAGAGTGCCAAAGGGAATTATATTCTTTTATTAAATTCAGATACCGTTGTCCTGAATAGCGCTATTGAAAAGCTCCTAACCTTCGCAAAGTCCACGAAAGATGCGGACTTTGTCGGAGGTAAACTACTCAACAAAGACCAATCTTCCCAACCCTCATCCGGCCCTTATTACTCACTTTTTGTAATCTTTGCTGCATTGTTTCTCAGGGGCGATTACTGGGGTCTCTCTAGACAGTCCCCCGATAAAACGAAACAAGTTGATTGGGTTTCAGGAGCTTGTATTCTCACCAAAAAGGAGTACTACAAGAAGCTCGAGGGATTTGATGAGGGTATTTTTATGTATATGGAAGAAATTGACCTTCTGCATCGAGCAAAGGAACTCGGATATCATACCTACTTCTACCCAGATGCAAAATTCATTCACTATGGTTCTCTATCCTCAGGTAACAGGACCTATCCCATCCTACAGGTCTACCGCGGATTTATATATCTATACGGCAAGCATCATGGTAAAGTTGCACGTGCCTGTCTCTCGGTTATGCTACAATTAAAGGCAGATATAGCCATAATACTAGGGAAACTTTCACACAATCCATATCTCATAAAAACATATGAAGAAGCAAAAACTCTCACCAAGCAGCAATAA
- a CDS encoding O-antigen ligase family protein: MKKQKLSPSSNNPSASLRTKAGFWGWIDQNILHWAFLGFIVAIAAIPKFPIQHVEYTYIKIRIDDLLPAIMVSLFTIQWLRRKIVLNRTLLIPVVLFWTAVFSSFLYAYYVSYTVPVFNIGLLHSLRRVEYMIVFFIATSLITTEKRFFQYLKTYVATFLAVSVYGLIQKFGFLPSIQSMNPAYVDGRLLWLNPDDRINSTFGGHFDLAAYITFSIPLVLGLYYTKLKKWYLVAFFASLTALLYTSARSSFVAYVTSLTFMLLTMRKFKFYLLAMVVTAGLMLVTGDMTKRLLQTFQVKTVYTNQLTGQQQIGQQISVKNLPAGSYEIDLPFLKKPISKNVDEVAKRNVARSLAYEQAKRTGKILTAAEIEDEASRTMGFIKPEQTLLCDISCATRLQVEWPRAILAFKSNPFIGRGPSSITEATDNDYLRWLGELGLVGTSLFIFIIFRIIFINLRFGRKSTEFKILTFGFVCGVLALLINALYVDVFEASKMAYNFWLVSGLFVGITTLYDKNKA; encoded by the coding sequence ATGAAGAAGCAAAAACTCTCACCAAGCAGCAATAATCCTTCAGCTTCGCTCAGGACCAAAGCTGGTTTTTGGGGTTGGATAGACCAAAACATTCTCCACTGGGCCTTTCTTGGTTTTATAGTAGCTATTGCCGCTATACCAAAGTTTCCGATTCAGCACGTTGAGTACACCTATATTAAGATCCGAATCGATGACCTACTGCCAGCTATCATGGTCTCGTTGTTTACTATACAGTGGCTTCGGAGAAAGATAGTTCTCAATCGAACATTGCTTATTCCAGTAGTCCTGTTTTGGACCGCTGTCTTCAGCTCATTTTTATATGCTTACTACGTTTCTTACACAGTTCCCGTATTTAACATTGGACTACTACATAGCTTAAGAAGAGTTGAGTATATGATTGTATTCTTCATTGCAACATCGCTAATAACCACAGAAAAACGTTTCTTCCAATATCTCAAGACCTATGTGGCTACATTTTTGGCCGTGTCAGTATATGGCCTTATTCAAAAATTTGGCTTTCTACCATCGATTCAATCAATGAATCCAGCCTATGTGGATGGGAGACTTCTCTGGCTTAATCCCGACGATCGGATCAACTCAACATTCGGTGGTCATTTTGATCTTGCAGCGTACATTACTTTTAGCATCCCTCTCGTTCTCGGACTGTATTATACAAAGCTAAAAAAATGGTATTTAGTAGCTTTTTTTGCTTCATTAACAGCGCTTCTTTACACTTCGGCAAGATCATCGTTTGTTGCCTATGTGACTTCGCTTACCTTTATGCTACTTACGATGCGTAAATTCAAATTTTATTTATTGGCAATGGTTGTAACTGCTGGACTAATGCTCGTGACAGGAGACATGACAAAGCGTCTCCTACAAACATTCCAAGTAAAGACCGTCTACACTAATCAACTTACAGGGCAGCAACAAATCGGACAGCAAATTTCAGTAAAGAACCTGCCGGCTGGAAGCTACGAAATTGATCTTCCATTTTTAAAGAAACCAATCTCAAAAAATGTCGATGAAGTAGCTAAACGAAACGTAGCTCGTAGCCTCGCTTATGAGCAAGCGAAACGAACAGGTAAGATTTTGACAGCTGCAGAAATTGAAGATGAAGCTTCGCGTACCATGGGATTTATTAAGCCAGAACAAACGCTTTTGTGCGATATTTCATGTGCAACTCGTCTTCAAGTAGAGTGGCCACGTGCAATTTTAGCCTTCAAAAGCAATCCTTTTATTGGACGAGGTCCCTCCTCTATAACCGAGGCCACCGACAACGACTACCTCCGTTGGCTTGGAGAGTTAGGTCTCGTCGGTACATCGCTCTTTATCTTTATTATTTTCAGAATAATATTTATCAATTTAAGGTTTGGAAGAAAGAGTACCGAATTTAAAATACTCACCTTCGGATTTGTGTGTGGTGTGCTCGCATTACTTATCAACGCTTTGTATGTAGATGTTTTTGAAGCATCGAAAATGGCCTATAATTTCTGGTTGGTATCAGGACTATTTGTTGGAATAACAACACTTTATGATAAAAACAAAGCCTAA